One Etheostoma cragini isolate CJK2018 chromosome 18, CSU_Ecrag_1.0, whole genome shotgun sequence DNA window includes the following coding sequences:
- the LOC117961694 gene encoding uncharacterized protein LOC117961694 isoform X1: MKCVMIFLALALVVLMADPGECLFGRLKAMWRGARQSRREHRRMRDMEKMNRRYGPSWQNGGGNPDQAEESEPYRR; encoded by the exons ATGAAGTGTGTTATGATCTTCCTCGCGTTGGCGCTGGTCGTCCTCATGGCCGACCCCGGGGAGTGTCTCTTTGGCCGTCTGAAAGCCATGTGGAGGGGCGCCAGACAATCCAGGAGAG AGCATAGACGCATGCGGGACATGGAGAAGATGAATCGAAG GTATGGACCCAGCTGGCAGAACGGCGGAGGAAACCCCGACCAAGCGGAGGAAAGTGAACCTTATCGGCGCTGA